In Comamonas koreensis, the genomic stretch AAAGCGCGAATCGGGCAGCACTTCGGTCACGGAGCCTTGCATCTCAATCAGTTCTTCTTTAGCCATATAAGTCGACGAATCCTTGTCTAGTGGTGCATGTGCGAAACCGGTTCGCCATGCTGTTCTCAGTGCCACCAACAAGCGGTGGCTCTCTCCATGGTTCGGGAGGGCCTTGCCAACTCTCGCCACCCAAGGGGCAAGGGCCTTCAAGGCAACCAAGTGGAAATCTGCCAGCCCGACAACGGGGCGCAACAGCCAGCATCCCACACAATATTGACGGCGCAGCTGCCAGGGCAGCCAACGCCTCCAAGCTATAAAAGCTTGCAAAGCTCTCTATTGTACTATGTTGCTGCCAATTCCGCTGTGGCTTGTCTCGTATAAACGCCGCCGGTGATCCGCAGGCCCGCATGGCTGTGCTGGCAGCAGCAGCGCCGGCGCATCGGCTAGCATGGCGCATGCATGCGCGGCTGGCTCCAGGCCGTGCAACCCGATGGCTCCCTCCCCTTCACCAACGAACACCATGAATGCTGCATCCCCCCGCTACTGGCTGATGAAAAACGAGCCGGACGACTATGCGATCGACCATGCGCTCAGCGCCCCCGATGCCACCATTGCCTGGGATGGGGTGCGCAATTACCAGGCGCGCAACTTCATGCGCGATGACATGCAGGTGGGTGACGGTGTGCTGTACTGGCATTCGAGCTGCGCCGAGCCTGGTATTTACGGCATTGCCCGCATTGCAGGCCAGCTGCGGCCCGATACCAGCCAGTTTGACCCGCAGTCCAAATACTATGACCCCAAGTCCAAGCCGGAGGCCCCGCGCTGGTTGATGCTCGATGTGCAGGCGCTGCGCAAGATCAGGCCGATAACGGTAGCTGCACTGCGCCAGTACCCAGAGCTGCAAGAGATGCGCGTGCTGCAAAAAGGCAATCGCCTGTCGATCACGCCGGTGGACGAGGCGCATTGGCGCTTTATCATGGACCTGGTCAAGGCCCAGGGCTAATGCGCGCGAGGAGCGCTGCCAGCCCCCGTTGGCGGCAAGCGCTGCTGCATAATACAAAACCCGTGAGCTGCCCATGCAATAAGCACCGGCAGCTATTTTTTTGATCCTACCTTTGCGCCCAGGAATCCCCATGGCTTTTGCTGACAACCTCCAGTCCCTGCCCTCCATCGACCATATCGCCGAGCTGCAACTGATCGCTGCCGATGGCCAGGTGGCGGCCACCATTCCCAATGCACCGGGCAAAGCCGGTTCGGTCAAGGTCTAC encodes the following:
- a CDS encoding EVE domain-containing protein, with the protein product MNAASPRYWLMKNEPDDYAIDHALSAPDATIAWDGVRNYQARNFMRDDMQVGDGVLYWHSSCAEPGIYGIARIAGQLRPDTSQFDPQSKYYDPKSKPEAPRWLMLDVQALRKIRPITVAALRQYPELQEMRVLQKGNRLSITPVDEAHWRFIMDLVKAQG